Proteins co-encoded in one Clarias gariepinus isolate MV-2021 ecotype Netherlands chromosome 13, CGAR_prim_01v2, whole genome shotgun sequence genomic window:
- the LOC128535832 gene encoding claudin-20, with protein sequence MASTGTQIFGFVLALLGILGIMVATLLPNWKVSADVGSSIITVISQMQGLWMDCTWYSTGMFSCTLKYSVLALPAYLQTARTTMVLSCVLAALGLCLASLGLKCTHWGGGRRAKRHAALGAGACFVASGFLCLVPASWYTNEVISSFLDANVPESNKFEPGGAIYVAFVSSGLLLASGFIFCLSCPGKRHGPQDLVLLPPDKLLLQQQQQLLQQQHLDQLQHQYCTLSPLDNKTGYSLQDYV encoded by the coding sequence ATGGCGTCCACAGGCACGCAGATCTTCGGCTTTGTGCTGGCCTTGCTGGGCATCCTGGGCATCATGGTGGCAACGCTGCTTCCTAACTGGAAGGTGAGCGCAGACGTGGGCTCGAGCATCATCACCGTCATCTCACAGATGCAGGGCCTGTGGATGGACTGCACCTGGTACAGCACGGGAATGTTCAGCTGCACGCTCAAGTACTCCGTACTGGCACTTCCTGCATACCTGCAGACGGCACGCACTACCATGGTGCTGTCCTGCGTCCTGGCTGCGCTCGGGCTCTGCCTGGCGTCGCTCGGACTTAAGTGCACGCACTGGGGTGGCGGTAGGAGAGCAAAACGTCACGCTGCACTGGGGGCTGGAGCCTGCTTCGTAGCCTCTGGGTTCTTGTGTCTGGTGCCTGCGTCTTGGTACACCAACGAGGTCATCTCCAGCTTTTTGGATGCCAATGTACCTGAGAGCAACAAGTTTGAACCGGGCGGTGCGATCTATGTCGCGTTCGTGTCGTCTGGTTTGCTTTTGGCAAGCGGTTTCATCTTCTGCCTGTCGTGTCCAGGCAAGCGACATGGACCTCAGGATCTCGTCCTGCTGCCTCCGGATAAACTCTTactccagcagcagcagcagctcctCCAGCAGCAGCATTTAGACCAGCTCCAGCACCAGTACtgcactctctcacctctggatAATAAGACGGGTTACAGTCTGCAGGACTACGTGTAA
- the LOC128535343 gene encoding zinc-binding protein A33-like, protein MAVSSQARHGRRNSMDDPVSFAGDSSSPLTEEQLKCSICLEVFTDPITTPCGHSFCKSCIIQSWNTTQNCYCPYCKEKFTKRPEVKINVTLRDVADHFKKKTDSDKSLVLCDSCTGVKQKAIKSCLDCGVTFCESHLEPHNIALNYKKHKLINAVKNLERYICQKHKRPLELFCRDDQECVCQFCTEGDHKNHKVIPLEEESGQRKSQVGKTQMELQQMIQERQKKMQEMNHSVELSKRKTEKEKSDSVKVLTSLIRFIERSQAERLEMMEEKQKAAEKQADGLIKELQQEITDLETKYTELEQLSHTDDHLHFLQSYSSLCRASHTRNWSEIRINTELDVDDTMRTALSQLQETLNEELSRMLNENLKETVVPEELKWIQQYAVDVTLDPDTASPYLILSDDGKQVTYTDTKQNLSDTPKRFSKYSVILGKQGFSSGRFYYEVQVSGKTKWDLGVVCESVNRKGKIETFKPQNGFWTLILRKGNEYTARDDPWIPLPLSEKLQKIGVFVDYEEGLVSFYDVETSSLIYSFTGQSFTEKLYPFFSPCSNDGGKNSSPLVICRVSD, encoded by the exons ATGGCTGTATCATCGCAAGCAAGACATGGCAGAAGGAACAGCATGGATGATCCTGTTTCGT TTGCAGGTGACTCCAGTAGCCCGTTGACTGAAGAGCAATTAAAGTGTTCTATCTGTCTGGAGGTGTTCACTGATCCCATCACCACTCCATGTGGACACAGCTTCTGCAAGAGCTGCATCATACAAAGCTGGAATACGACTCAAAACTGTTATTGTCCATATTGCAAAGAGAAATTCACCAAGAGACCTGAAGTGAAAATTAATGTAACACTGAGAGATGTTGCGGATCActtcaaaaagaaaacagattcAGACAAGTCTCTGGTTCTTTGTGACTCCTGCACTGGAGTGAAACAAAAAGCCATAAAATCCTGTCTGGATTGCGGTGTGACCTTCTGTGAGTCTCATTTAGAGCCTCATAATATTGCTCTAAATTACAAGAAACACAAACTAATAAATGCAGTGAAGAACCTGGAGAGATACATCTGTCAGAAGCATAAGAGACCTCTGGAGCTGTTCTGTAGAGACgatcaggagtgtgtgtgtcagttctgCACTGAGGGAGATCACAAGAATCACAAAGTTATACCTTTAGAGGAGGAGAGTGGACAGAGGAAG AGTCAGGTGGGGAAAACACAGATGGAGCTGCAGCAGATGATCCAGGAGCGACAGAAGAAGATGCAAGAGATGAATCACTCAGTAGAGCTTAGCAAA agaaagacagagaaagagaaatcagACAGTGTTAAAGTTCTCACCTCTCTGATTCGCTTCATTGAGAGGAGTCAGGCTGAGCGGCTGGAGATGATGGAGGAGAAGCAGAAAGCAGCAGAGAAGCAGGCTGATGGACTCATTAAAGAGCTGCAACAGGAAATCACTGATCTAGAGACGAAAtacactgagctggagcagctctcacacactgacGACCATCTCCACTTCCTACAG AGTTACTCATCACTGTGCCGCGCTTCACACACCAGGAACTGGTCTGAGATCAGGATTAACACTGAACTAGATGTGGATGACACTATGAGGACGGCTCTGTCTCAGCTTCAAGAGACTCTTAATGAGGAACTCAGTAGAATGCTCAATGAGAACCTGAAGGAAACAG ttGTCCCTGAAGAGTTGAAGTGGATTCAACAATATGCAG TGGATGTGACTCTGGATCCTGATACAGCATCTCCTTACCTCATTCTGTCTGATGATGGAAAACAAGTgacttacacagacacaaaacagAATCTCTCAGACACTCCAAAAAGATTCAGTAAATATTCAGTGATTCTGGGAAAGCAGGGTTTCTCCTCTGGGAGGTTTTACTATGAGGTGCAGGTCAGCGGTAAGACCAAGTGGGATTTAGGAGTGGTCTGTGAGTCTGTTAACAGGAAGGGGAAGATTGAGACTTTTAAACCTCAGAATGGATTCTGGACCCTGATTCTAAGGAAGGGGAATGAGTATACAGCTCGTGATGATCCCTGGATCCCCCTCCCCCTGAGTGAGAAGCTCCAGAAGATTGGAGTGTTTGTGGATTATGAGGAGGGTCTGGTCTCCTTTTATGATGTTGAAACCAGTTCTCTTATCTACTCTTTCACTGGTCAGTCTTTCACTGAGAAACTCTATCCATTCTTCAGTCCTTGTTCGAATGATGGAGGTAAAAACTCATCACCACTCGTCATCTGTCGTGTGTCAGACTGA
- the LOC128536149 gene encoding kelch-like protein 10 gives MERKEDTIVCNILNKLRLEEELCDVLLKIGSAEFHAHKIILCGCSPYFMALFTHGLYPSGRFEYTIPGISSRIMELIMEYAYLQRVTITEKDVSELLIAADYLAMDKLVNECSMFLKARLCQKNCIGIWRFASFYFCRKLEQQALKFILDNFEKVLSVSEELLDLKVEELCEIIVKDELNVKHEKLVFETVILWIEHAPLERKKHVALLLAKVRLGLLTYDYFVDNVGNNVFVAHDTACRPIIYSVLLNISGLNPDEFLNSVLARPRIPSAVLLAIGGWSHEGPTNTIEVYDPRAKCWFHLTCRGESPRGYYGTVYLHGFLYCIGGCDGLDNFNSVCRFDPITRTWAGVSPMHSRRGYVSVCVLDGCVYAMGGFDGTECLNTVERYDPKNNQWTMIAPMHECRSEASATVLNGKLFICGGFDGNEWLCTAENYNPQTGQWTLLPRMSSRRGGLGVIAYGGQVYAVGGCNGVVLKSVEAYNPQTDSWGNVPDMINRRSNFGIAVLDDLLFVVGGYNGLTVANNVEYYDGETAEWHRVEDMGEFRCGLGCSVLSGLPNMSAYAAP, from the coding sequence ATGGAGAGGAAGGAGGACACGATAGTTTGCAACATCTTGAACAAGCTTCGTTTAGAGGAGGAGCTGTGTGACGTTCTTCTGAAAATCGGAAGTGCTGAGTTCCACGCACACAAGATCATTCTGTGTGGCTGCAGCCCGTACTTCATGGCTCTCTTCACCCATGGCTTATATCCTTCAGGCAGATTTGAGTACACCATCCCTGGTATTTCCTCAAGGATAATGGAGTTGATCATGGAGTATGCATACCTACAGAGAGTTACAATAACGGAAAAAGATGTGAGTGAGCTGCTTATCGCTGCTGATTATCTGGCGATGGACAAACTGGTGAACGAGTGCTCGATGTTCCTGAAGGCTCGGCTGTGCCAGAAGAACTGTATAGGTATTTGGCGCTTTGCAAGCTTTTATTTCTGCAGGAAGCTGGAGCAGCAGGCCTTAAAGTTCATCCTGGACAACTTCGAGAAGGTACTAAGTGTCTCTGAGGAGCTCCTGGACCTCAAAGTTGAGGAGCTCTGTGAGATTATTGTGAAAGATGAGCTGAATGTGAAACATGAGAAGCTTGTGTTTGAGACTGTTATTCTGTGGATTGAACATGCGCCTCTGGAGCGAAAAAAACATGTTGCACTCTTACTGGCCAAGGTGCGTTTGGGGCTACTGACGTATGACTACTTTGTGGATAACGTAGGGAACAACGTTTTTGTGGCACACGACACAGCATGTAGACCGATCATCTACAGTGTTCTGCTAAACATCAGTGGTCTCAACCCAGACGAATTTCTCAACTCTGTTCTTGCTCGGCCCCGCATTCCCAGCGCTGTTTTGCTGGCCATCGGCGGCTGGAGCCATGAAGGTCCCACCAACACCATAGAGGTGTACGACCCACGAGCAAAGTGCTGGTTTCATTTGACGTGCCGTGGTGAGAGTCCACGAGGCTATTATGGGACTGTTTACCTCCACGGCTTCCTGTACTGCATTGGAGGATGCGATGGCTTGGATAACTTCAACAGCGTGTGTAGGTTCGACCCCATCACCAGAACCTGGGCTGGGGTAAGCCCCATGCACTCTCGCCGGGGttatgtgagtgtttgtgtccTGGACGGCTGTGTATACGCAATGGGAGGATTTGATGGCACTGAATGCCTTAACACAGTCGAGCGGTATGATCCTAAGAACAATCAGTGGACAATGATAGCACCGATGCATGAATGCCGGAGCGAGGCAAGCGCTACAGTACTAAATGGCAAACTGTTCATATGTGGAGGGTTTGACGGGAATGAGTGGTTGTGCACGGCGGAGAATTACAATCCTCAGACTGGCCAGTGGACTCTACTCCCCCGCATGAGCAGCAGAAGGGGAGGACTTGGTGTGATCGCGTATGGCGGACAGGTTTATGCCGTCGGGGGATGCAATGGTGTGGTACTGAAAAGTGTAGAGGCATATAATCCTCAGACTGATTCATGGGGAAATGTTCCTGACATGATCAACCGGCGCAGCAACTTTGGCATTGCGGTGCTAGATGATCTCTTGTTCGTTGTTGGAGGATACAACGGTCTTACAGTCGCCAATAATGTGGAGTATTATGATGGGGAAACTGCAGAATGGCACAGAGTGGAAGACATGGGTGAGTTCCGCTGCGGTCTGGGGTGCTCTGTGCTGTCTGGTTTACCCAACATGTCTGCGTACGCCGCACCTTAA